A genomic window from Algoriphagus sp. Y33 includes:
- a CDS encoding ATP-binding protein, with protein MKNSLGNPARGEAFYPRETEVRKIYRVLDKGTSIYLSAPRRVGKTSILKHIEEFPKAGYYFVYVITESVDSENEFFKVVFEALIRSEAIGKLSKLYDSIKGGLEAILGRVKTVYHVEIREKGETDYYQILVELFENIKEEFGRVVILIDEFPQTIQNILNKEGQEAAQHFIQRNRELRHNKHVIDKIHFIYTGSMSLYPMVEQVTELTAVNDLRTVEVNPLSNGEAQDFLLKLLASDGLDLEEGLIQYALVKMGWLIPFHLQLIAQEIVEVYETDGESIDNKAIDRAFEQIVHSRNKPQFEPYFARLKTLFKGSEYAFVSEVLQFIAINDTISRDVLHDTGVKHSVEEVRRIMDILEGDGYLFRSEDKDYRYASPILQMWCRKHICK; from the coding sequence ATGAAAAACAGTCTAGGAAATCCAGCAAGAGGTGAGGCCTTCTATCCAAGAGAAACAGAGGTAAGGAAAATATATCGTGTCTTGGATAAAGGCACAAGTATTTATTTATCAGCTCCAAGGAGGGTAGGTAAAACCTCCATTCTAAAGCATATCGAGGAATTCCCGAAAGCAGGATATTATTTTGTGTACGTCATCACTGAATCGGTAGATTCTGAGAATGAATTTTTTAAAGTGGTTTTTGAGGCTCTTATCAGAAGTGAGGCTATTGGAAAGCTGAGTAAGTTGTACGATTCTATCAAAGGGGGATTAGAAGCTATTCTGGGTCGTGTAAAGACTGTATATCATGTAGAGATCAGAGAAAAAGGAGAAACAGATTACTATCAGATTTTAGTTGAGCTATTTGAAAACATCAAAGAAGAGTTCGGCCGCGTGGTAATCCTTATCGATGAATTTCCCCAGACCATCCAAAATATTCTGAATAAGGAAGGGCAAGAGGCTGCCCAGCATTTCATCCAGCGGAATAGGGAGCTCAGGCATAATAAGCATGTCATTGACAAAATCCATTTTATCTATACCGGATCCATGTCTCTTTATCCCATGGTGGAGCAAGTAACGGAGCTGACCGCAGTCAATGATTTACGAACTGTTGAAGTAAATCCACTTTCTAATGGTGAAGCTCAGGATTTTTTACTCAAACTCTTAGCATCTGATGGATTAGATTTAGAGGAAGGCCTTATCCAGTATGCTCTGGTTAAAATGGGTTGGCTGATCCCTTTTCATTTGCAGCTGATTGCTCAGGAAATTGTAGAGGTATATGAGACAGATGGAGAATCAATTGATAATAAAGCAATTGACCGGGCCTTTGAGCAAATCGTTCACTCCAGAAATAAACCCCAGTTCGAACCATACTTCGCAAGATTAAAGACATTATTCAAAGGGTCTGAGTATGCTTTTGTATCGGAGGTTTTACAGTTCATCGCAATAAATGATACCATAAGTAGAGATGTGCTACACGATACAGGAGTAAAGCATTCAGTGGAAGAGGTAAGGAGAATAATGGATATCCTGGAAGGCGACGGGTATCTCTTCAGAAGTGAAGATAAAGACTATAGATATGCATCACCGATTCTTCAGATGTGGTGCCGTAAACATATTTGCAAATAA
- a CDS encoding ImmA/IrrE family metallo-endopeptidase, translated as MIDDSTKKDIDQISLDVLKQSKALDVFPTPIDKIIQCANLIVSKEVDLVHVNEGFLTKLSGKFDAFVKQVRGVLDRRERMIYLDLSQSNNRQNFIKLHEAGHDLLPWQGTTLEFLDDDDTLDPSVNEQFEAEANYFASATLFQNDRFDSESAKLELGIKSVMYLSKRYGGSIHSTYRRYVENSSKSCCLLLLENISKKGDFPICEVRDYFQSPSFSRRFGSISWNPTLGFTWPFVKDYYFGRKMNCNGEISLPTQNGELKCNYQFFNSSYNGFVFIFPKGEKIKSRTTFVLNNL; from the coding sequence ATGATAGATGATTCAACCAAAAAAGATATTGACCAAATTTCTCTGGATGTACTAAAGCAATCCAAGGCACTAGATGTCTTTCCTACACCCATTGACAAAATTATTCAGTGTGCTAATTTAATAGTAAGTAAAGAAGTGGACTTAGTTCATGTTAATGAAGGCTTTTTAACAAAACTCTCGGGAAAATTTGATGCTTTTGTTAAGCAGGTTAGGGGCGTCCTTGATAGGCGTGAAAGAATGATTTATTTGGATTTGAGTCAATCGAATAATAGACAAAATTTCATAAAACTTCATGAAGCAGGTCATGATTTGTTGCCTTGGCAAGGGACGACATTAGAATTTCTTGATGATGACGATACTTTAGATCCATCTGTTAATGAACAATTTGAAGCGGAAGCAAATTATTTTGCTTCTGCCACATTATTTCAAAATGACAGATTTGATTCTGAATCAGCAAAATTAGAATTGGGTATTAAATCAGTGATGTATCTTTCAAAAAGATATGGAGGTAGTATTCATTCAACCTATAGAAGGTATGTAGAGAATTCTAGTAAGAGTTGCTGTTTGCTACTACTGGAGAATATTTCCAAAAAGGGCGATTTTCCCATTTGCGAAGTAAGAGATTATTTCCAGTCTCCCAGTTTTAGTAGAAGATTCGGATCGATAAGTTGGAATCCTACGTTAGGTTTCACGTGGCCATTTGTTAAAGACTATTATTTTGGGAGAAAAATGAATTGTAATGGTGAAATATCCCTACCAACTCAAAATGGCGAATTGAAATGCAACTACCAGTTTTTTAATAGTTCATATAATGGTTTTGTATTTATCTTTCCAAAGGGGGAAAAAATCAAATCCAGAACAACTTTTGTGTTAAATAATTTGTAA
- a CDS encoding helix-turn-helix domain-containing protein, whose product MKSLGDTLKSTRESLSLTLRQVEDAVGISNAYLSQLENEKIKKPSANILYKLANLYKIDLNVLLRSAGIIKQEFQGEESEKSKWEQKIAFYDNNLTDEEKNDVLDFIQFKLSKKK is encoded by the coding sequence ATGAAATCATTAGGCGATACTTTAAAAAGCACTAGAGAATCTTTGTCATTAACCCTAAGGCAGGTTGAGGATGCAGTTGGGATTTCTAACGCATACCTTAGTCAACTTGAGAATGAAAAAATCAAGAAGCCTTCCGCAAACATTCTTTACAAACTGGCAAATCTCTACAAGATTGATTTGAATGTATTATTAAGGTCTGCTGGCATCATTAAGCAGGAATTTCAAGGTGAAGAATCCGAGAAGAGCAAGTGGGAGCAGAAAATTGCTTTTTACGACAACAATTTAACAGATGAAGAAAAAAACGATGTATTAGATTTTATCCAATTTAAATTAAGTAAGAAGAAATGA
- a CDS encoding DUF2188 domain-containing protein: MKKNQHVVNHPKGWAVKGAGNQKATVVTTTQQKAIETGRRIAINQKSELVIHGRNGKIRDKDSYGHDPFPPRDKKH, encoded by the coding sequence ATGAAAAAGAACCAGCATGTCGTAAATCATCCAAAAGGATGGGCAGTAAAGGGAGCAGGAAATCAGAAAGCAACAGTAGTGACTACTACACAGCAAAAAGCTATTGAAACTGGACGAAGGATAGCCATCAATCAAAAATCAGAGCTTGTTATACACGGAAGGAATGGGAAAATTCGTGACAAAGATTCTTATGGTCACGATCCATTTCCACCTAGAGACAAAAAACATTAA
- a CDS encoding multiubiquitin domain-containing protein yields MEPLKEGGQSPTKPSLKLVIEGKQYETFEQYLTGAQLKELAGIPWETDLFLSITRPYNDELIENDKSVNLARPETEYFFVKKKLHFSIDGKPFVWYKQFIRGIQIRELGNIPPEIDIFLDIKEGWEDDLITDDEVVDLARPGKEKFITKPAPVKFAVIVNALAKDWNKPTISFEQVVELAFGAYDPNPNKGYTVTYFRGHEPKPEGTMVKNSVVRVKNKMLFNVTATDKS; encoded by the coding sequence ATGGAACCACTTAAAGAAGGGGGACAATCCCCTACAAAACCGAGCCTAAAGCTCGTGATTGAAGGTAAGCAATATGAAACCTTCGAACAATACTTGACTGGAGCACAGCTTAAAGAACTTGCTGGAATTCCATGGGAGACGGACCTATTTCTATCAATTACTCGACCTTATAATGACGAGCTGATAGAAAACGACAAGTCAGTCAATCTTGCCAGACCAGAGACAGAGTACTTCTTTGTAAAAAAGAAACTCCACTTCTCTATCGATGGAAAGCCTTTTGTCTGGTACAAACAGTTTATCCGAGGAATTCAAATTCGGGAGCTTGGGAACATTCCTCCAGAGATAGACATTTTCCTGGATATCAAGGAAGGATGGGAGGACGACTTGATCACTGATGATGAGGTTGTAGATCTTGCGAGGCCTGGAAAGGAAAAATTCATCACCAAACCCGCTCCAGTCAAATTTGCAGTCATCGTAAATGCGCTAGCGAAGGACTGGAACAAACCAACGATTTCTTTCGAGCAGGTCGTAGAGTTAGCCTTTGGAGCTTATGATCCTAATCCTAATAAAGGGTATACAGTTACCTATTTCAGAGGACATGAACCAAAGCCCGAAGGGACTATGGTAAAAAATTCAGTTGTACGTGTTAAAAACAAAATGCTATTCAATGTCACAGCAACTGATAAATCGTAA
- a CDS encoding ThiF family adenylyltransferase — MSQQLINRNPDLKRLRDEGYEMKIIGGHLLVHHIPYLNSKKEIKYGTLVSPLTLIGNGKIEKPNNHVIEFAGENPCNVDGTVISEIQHSNNPKKLNDRIQIDRSFSNKPSGGYPNQYEKVKRYADIISAPAKFLDGRVTEKTFKVIADSACETVFQYIDTNSSRAQIENINDKVKGHKIAIVGLGGTGAYILDLVAKTPVGEIHIYDGDSFDQHNAFRSPGAASLDILNQSPSKVSYYSGIYSEMHKGILEHEAYVMKGNLSELDEMSYVFICVDNNAARKMITNYLTEKGIAFSDVGIGIMEVEGKLTGAVRVTSGSSGKSDHLNSRIFSEETEENEYATNIQIADLNALNGILAVIRWKKVSGIYVDLENEHHSTYSIEVSKIINDDHAA, encoded by the coding sequence ATGTCACAGCAACTGATAAATCGTAATCCGGATTTAAAACGCCTTCGGGATGAGGGCTATGAAATGAAAATTATAGGTGGACATTTACTTGTCCACCATATCCCCTATCTGAATTCTAAAAAAGAAATCAAATACGGAACATTGGTAAGCCCACTTACTTTGATTGGGAATGGGAAAATCGAGAAGCCAAACAATCATGTGATTGAGTTTGCGGGAGAAAACCCCTGCAATGTAGATGGCACTGTGATTTCTGAAATACAGCATTCAAACAATCCCAAAAAATTGAATGACAGAATTCAGATTGACAGATCGTTTTCCAACAAACCATCAGGAGGATACCCCAACCAATACGAGAAGGTCAAGCGATATGCAGACATTATTTCTGCACCAGCTAAATTTCTAGATGGCAGAGTTACTGAGAAGACTTTTAAAGTTATTGCTGATTCAGCATGTGAAACGGTATTCCAGTACATCGACACCAATTCGAGCAGGGCTCAAATTGAGAATATCAACGATAAGGTGAAGGGACATAAGATAGCAATAGTGGGTCTTGGCGGAACAGGTGCTTATATCCTAGATCTTGTGGCTAAAACTCCCGTTGGAGAAATTCACATCTATGATGGAGACAGCTTTGATCAGCACAATGCATTTCGGTCTCCCGGTGCAGCTTCTTTAGATATTCTGAATCAGAGTCCTTCAAAGGTTTCCTATTACAGCGGGATTTATTCAGAGATGCACAAGGGAATTTTGGAGCATGAAGCCTATGTAATGAAAGGAAATCTATCTGAATTGGATGAGATGTCCTATGTCTTTATATGTGTTGATAACAATGCCGCCAGAAAGATGATCACTAACTACTTGACTGAAAAGGGAATTGCCTTTTCGGACGTTGGCATTGGCATAATGGAAGTAGAGGGTAAACTCACTGGGGCAGTCCGGGTGACTTCTGGTTCTTCGGGAAAATCAGACCATTTAAACTCAAGAATATTTTCCGAAGAAACAGAGGAGAATGAATATGCTACAAATATTCAGATAGCTGATTTAAATGCCCTTAATGGAATTCTTGCAGTGATCAGATGGAAAAAGGTTTCTGGAATATACGTTGATTTGGAGAATGAGCATCATTCAACTTATTCAATTGAGGTTTCAAAAATCATAAATGATGATCATGCAGCATAG
- a CDS encoding DUF6527 family protein, which translates to MQHSFVEFIPDQLQEGILYISMEYCTAIHLCVCGCRNKVVTPFSPTDWKMTFDGKGISLYPSIGNWSFECKSHYWIKKSKVEWSGSWSDDQISNGRQADKVAKEKYYTPEPEKKTPIDAKKKKSLWEWIWEVLKF; encoded by the coding sequence ATGCAGCATAGTTTTGTAGAATTTATTCCTGATCAATTACAGGAAGGAATACTCTATATCTCTATGGAATATTGCACAGCCATACACCTTTGTGTGTGTGGCTGCCGCAATAAGGTGGTGACACCATTCTCTCCTACTGACTGGAAGATGACATTTGACGGAAAGGGCATTTCACTCTATCCTTCCATCGGAAATTGGAGTTTTGAATGTAAATCTCACTATTGGATTAAAAAGAGCAAGGTTGAATGGTCTGGATCTTGGTCTGATGATCAAATCTCAAATGGAAGGCAAGCCGATAAGGTAGCCAAAGAGAAGTACTATACCCCTGAGCCTGAGAAAAAAACCCCAATTGATGCGAAAAAGAAGAAAAGTCTTTGGGAGTGGATTTGGGAGGTTTTGAAATTTTAA
- a CDS encoding zeta toxin family protein has protein sequence MHPFSRRLDDSDLIEHFLIEVLEFNPEDIEQVITKIKNGEFQIKSYPDEDCTLRSTKHRRRKFAESSIRWGLRKQIVQELFTGRRLEKDDEIVLGNGGALPISDLKSEKKAVVLTGLPASGKSGIANELADKLGAIILDSDFAKRKLPEFEDGPGSASLVHEESDLLIFGSDQVKTPEDFMPLFQLALMENYNLVIPKIGHKLSGVIQLGEILKAFGYETHLVCVNLDRKKATIRAIHRFMDTGRYVPLGLIFDGYANDPLGTYFLIKDSIDIVNSPYDSFGLISSDVALGKTPRVLQASPQSPI, from the coding sequence ATGCACCCGTTTTCACGTAGACTTGATGATAGTGACTTAATTGAGCATTTTTTAATAGAAGTGCTTGAATTCAATCCTGAAGATATTGAGCAGGTCATTACAAAAATCAAGAATGGTGAATTTCAAATTAAAAGCTATCCTGACGAAGATTGTACATTGAGGAGTACTAAACATAGAAGGAGAAAATTTGCAGAAAGTTCTATTCGGTGGGGTTTGAGAAAGCAAATAGTTCAAGAGCTCTTTACAGGAAGGAGACTTGAGAAGGATGACGAAATAGTTCTTGGAAATGGAGGTGCGTTACCTATTAGTGATCTTAAATCAGAAAAGAAAGCGGTTGTTCTTACTGGCTTACCTGCTTCAGGAAAGTCAGGTATTGCTAATGAGTTGGCGGATAAACTAGGTGCCATAATATTAGATTCCGATTTTGCTAAACGAAAATTGCCAGAGTTTGAAGATGGGCCAGGTTCTGCTTCGCTTGTCCATGAGGAGTCAGACTTATTGATATTTGGATCAGATCAAGTGAAAACTCCAGAAGATTTCATGCCGCTTTTTCAATTGGCACTTATGGAGAATTATAATTTGGTAATACCGAAAATTGGGCATAAATTAAGCGGAGTGATTCAGTTGGGTGAGATTCTAAAAGCTTTTGGATATGAAACTCATTTGGTTTGTGTAAATTTGGATCGCAAAAAAGCAACTATTCGTGCAATACATCGGTTTATGGATACTGGGAGATATGTGCCACTTGGATTGATATTTGATGGTTATGCCAATGATCCTTTAGGAACCTATTTCCTTATTAAAGACAGTATTGATATTGTAAATTCCCCTTACGATTCATTTGGGCTGATTAGTTCAGATGTTGCTTTAGGAAAAACTCCCAGAGTCCTCCAAGCTTCACCGCAAAGCCCAATTTAA
- a CDS encoding RES family NAD+ phosphorylase: MKFCALDIFLDPSILLIGTMVSADGNCPYTSRINVPLVPLSFVGEKLENLLSLYSPADNEEEGIDLIDHILDYWPSLFDLTKIQKTILPAVFEKVFEEYEILDSNLIKSKVVFLPLFNKSIQDFELDLNSRWEKLTGELKYQNRFFLSEELDWDSIGTTLELLVRTHAKGNRYYRARISEDNIDISQMGKPPKEKASAGRANPLGISYLYLATDPETTYYESRAGLHEQIFLGEFEAMDNLNVVSLERIEFLGPVEIQELGFDLVEFIRFRGFLMKLSEELSKPIRKKDSDFDYLPTQYLCEYIKSVLGFDGVQYQSSMNPSGSNLAIFNDDKVGCISVKVFKVDQVRYEVSEREDAQG, translated from the coding sequence ATGAAATTTTGTGCTCTTGATATTTTTCTGGATCCCTCGATTCTTTTAATTGGGACGATGGTAAGTGCCGATGGTAACTGTCCCTATACTTCAAGGATAAATGTTCCTCTTGTTCCACTATCATTTGTAGGTGAAAAACTCGAAAATCTACTTTCCTTGTATAGTCCAGCAGATAATGAGGAAGAAGGCATAGACTTAATTGATCATATCTTGGATTATTGGCCCAGTTTATTTGATTTGACGAAAATCCAAAAAACTATCCTACCTGCTGTATTTGAAAAGGTATTTGAGGAATACGAAATATTGGATTCTAACCTAATAAAAAGTAAAGTAGTTTTTCTTCCACTTTTTAATAAATCCATACAGGATTTTGAATTGGATTTAAACAGTCGATGGGAAAAACTGACTGGCGAATTGAAATATCAAAATCGATTCTTTCTTTCTGAAGAACTAGATTGGGATTCTATCGGAACAACCCTTGAGTTGCTTGTGAGAACCCATGCTAAAGGAAATCGATATTATCGAGCGAGGATCTCAGAGGATAATATTGATATCAGCCAGATGGGCAAACCCCCTAAAGAAAAAGCAAGTGCAGGAAGAGCAAACCCACTTGGAATCTCCTATTTGTATTTGGCAACTGATCCTGAAACAACCTATTACGAATCGAGGGCAGGGCTACATGAGCAGATCTTTTTAGGGGAGTTTGAGGCAATGGATAACTTAAATGTGGTTTCCCTGGAGAGAATTGAATTTCTGGGCCCGGTTGAAATCCAAGAGTTGGGATTTGATTTGGTGGAATTTATTCGCTTTAGAGGGTTTTTGATGAAATTAAGCGAAGAACTTTCTAAACCCATTCGGAAAAAGGATTCAGACTTTGACTACCTACCTACGCAGTACCTATGTGAATACATTAAATCTGTACTTGGATTTGATGGCGTACAGTACCAAAGTTCCATGAACCCCTCAGGCTCTAATTTGGCAATTTTCAACGACGATAAAGTTGGATGCATAAGTGTGAAAGTATTCAAAGTAGATCAGGTTAGATACGAGGTATCCGAAAGGGAAGACGCACAGGGCTAA
- a CDS encoding sce7725 family protein — translation MYFPFLRGKQFELIALRELVSLPLDANKVSPIVEPLKKNLNSVATAAKALKIIGVKVQLIVNPQHGDLKDNTDEVLKFISIQELSYGTDNLIPTFLIQNTSDFQALHSFRTNRTWSGNPFSLIHLKQIPEVDQIVHYTEGSQLFANIIHVNQVLALRRKFRKIPSSLLADPFNRQLRNKDYLDLEDEFFSNDYLYFLDEGYAGYGDYLTIGSDFIEGGRLPYAVVIHLTYLDSVSGDIRIRHFLSDSNQDDSDTAGKFYEALTKLVRFVETHRIAETMATSKFKEYYRTQAYPGLGVIKKLSMMHHIELMQSVMK, via the coding sequence ATGTATTTTCCGTTTTTGAGAGGAAAGCAATTTGAATTGATTGCACTGCGTGAATTGGTGTCCCTTCCTCTGGATGCTAATAAGGTTTCTCCAATAGTTGAGCCTCTTAAAAAAAATCTTAATTCGGTAGCTACTGCTGCCAAAGCATTAAAAATTATCGGGGTAAAAGTCCAACTAATAGTCAATCCTCAACATGGTGACTTGAAGGATAATACGGATGAAGTTTTAAAATTTATCTCCATTCAAGAACTGTCTTATGGTACTGATAATTTGATTCCAACTTTTTTAATTCAAAATACTAGTGATTTCCAGGCTTTACATTCTTTTAGAACTAATAGAACTTGGTCTGGTAATCCTTTCTCTTTGATTCATTTGAAGCAAATTCCCGAAGTGGATCAAATTGTCCATTATACGGAAGGAAGCCAGTTGTTTGCTAACATCATTCATGTGAATCAGGTACTTGCCTTACGAAGAAAGTTTAGGAAAATACCATCTTCCCTTCTGGCGGATCCATTCAATAGGCAATTAAGAAATAAAGACTATCTGGACTTGGAAGATGAGTTTTTCTCAAATGATTACCTCTATTTTTTAGATGAGGGCTATGCTGGGTATGGTGATTATCTCACTATTGGTTCTGATTTTATAGAAGGTGGGAGACTTCCCTATGCTGTCGTAATTCACTTAACCTATTTGGATTCTGTGTCTGGCGATATTCGAATTCGCCATTTTCTATCTGATAGCAATCAAGATGATAGTGATACTGCCGGTAAGTTTTATGAGGCTTTGACCAAACTGGTCAGGTTTGTAGAAACTCATAGAATCGCTGAAACTATGGCGACTTCGAAGTTTAAAGAGTATTATCGAACTCAAGCCTACCCAGGTCTTGGCGTAATTAAAAAGTTATCCATGATGCACCATATAGAATTAATGCAATCGGTGATGAAATGA
- a CDS encoding sce7726 family protein encodes MVQTAPVTFSDPKLLAGLYSNASFRNLCKPGEKQNGFVKILQSTLNSDIKGHTLRGILDIGYKELLQNYRHEYLFKTTLLNDYVLKKYSMKSSILLNEFQVGKSIADAVLVNGTNKVFEIKTELDSPNRLTTQIQDYKKAFSEVYLVVHENQAEKYAAVIAEEIGLLCFSEKNRILNYKEATPDINRLDVDVMVKSLRKDELILLATRLSGEIPEATPVKLFKTCQQIVRDYPCTEVQNKYLGIIKKRINPVTNELIKSDQIPSWLKFFCYSENIKEKDYIHLIDSLDITL; translated from the coding sequence ATGGTTCAAACCGCCCCTGTTACTTTTTCTGATCCTAAACTCCTGGCAGGATTGTATTCCAATGCCTCATTCCGAAATCTTTGCAAGCCCGGCGAGAAGCAGAATGGCTTTGTGAAAATCCTTCAATCCACCCTGAATAGTGACATCAAGGGGCATACGCTAAGAGGAATACTGGATATCGGCTACAAGGAATTACTGCAAAATTATCGCCACGAATATTTATTCAAGACCACACTTCTCAATGATTATGTGCTGAAGAAATATTCCATGAAGAGCTCCATTTTGTTAAACGAGTTCCAGGTCGGTAAGTCAATAGCTGATGCAGTTCTGGTCAATGGAACAAACAAGGTATTTGAAATCAAGACAGAGTTGGATTCACCCAATCGACTAACCACCCAGATTCAGGACTACAAGAAGGCCTTCTCTGAAGTTTACTTAGTAGTGCATGAAAATCAGGCTGAGAAATATGCAGCTGTCATTGCTGAGGAAATTGGATTATTATGTTTCTCAGAGAAAAACCGGATTTTGAACTATAAAGAGGCTACTCCGGATATCAACAGGTTGGATGTGGATGTGATGGTTAAGTCCTTACGCAAAGATGAGTTGATCCTGCTTGCTACTAGACTCTCTGGAGAAATACCTGAAGCAACTCCTGTAAAGCTGTTTAAAACTTGCCAGCAAATAGTAAGAGACTACCCGTGTACTGAAGTTCAAAATAAGTATTTGGGGATCATCAAAAAAAGAATCAATCCAGTGACTAATGAATTGATCAAATCAGATCAAATTCCATCTTGGCTGAAATTCTTTTGCTATTCAGAAAATATCAAAGAAAAAGATTATATTCACTTAATTGATAGTTTGGATATAACCTTATGA
- a CDS encoding DNA cytosine methyltransferase, with amino-acid sequence MNMEYWEEINGKLKPWIDDNHNTTVVDLFAGCGGLSLGFEANGFKTIGYEMDGAACATYNRNLLGECIQTTLSPESTYPKAEVLIGGPPCQPFSVGGKQLGLKDSRDGFPIFLSAVEQLKPEVLLFENVRGMLYKNKWYLKEVIEALEGLGYYIQYSLLNAVNYEVPQNRERVIVIGSKSKIHLPPKVSRKISAGQALGQMAFQVAENSKFLTASMDRYVANYEKASKCINPRDLYLDRPARTLTCRNLAGSTGDMHRIRLSDGRRRRITVREAARLQSFPDWFEFEGTETQQYNQIGNAVAPHFAYHLARTVKNHLIGKESGNPYPVNENEQLVLFENEAIYHAG; translated from the coding sequence ATGAATATGGAGTATTGGGAAGAAATAAACGGGAAGCTAAAACCTTGGATCGATGATAACCACAACACCACGGTAGTGGATCTCTTCGCGGGATGTGGCGGCCTATCGTTGGGGTTTGAGGCCAATGGATTCAAAACGATCGGCTATGAAATGGATGGTGCTGCCTGCGCTACCTATAACAGAAACCTGCTGGGAGAATGTATTCAGACCACACTCAGTCCCGAGTCAACGTATCCTAAAGCGGAAGTGCTAATTGGCGGGCCTCCATGCCAGCCATTCAGTGTAGGAGGCAAACAGCTGGGACTGAAAGATTCAAGGGACGGGTTTCCTATCTTTTTATCAGCAGTTGAACAGTTGAAACCCGAGGTATTGCTTTTTGAGAATGTAAGGGGGATGCTTTACAAAAATAAATGGTATCTAAAGGAAGTAATTGAAGCCTTGGAAGGATTGGGATATTACATTCAATATTCGCTCCTCAATGCAGTGAATTATGAAGTACCCCAAAATAGAGAACGTGTAATTGTAATCGGCTCGAAATCGAAAATTCATTTACCTCCAAAGGTGAGTAGAAAAATAAGTGCCGGGCAGGCATTGGGACAGATGGCCTTTCAGGTAGCGGAAAACTCTAAGTTTCTTACCGCCTCCATGGATCGCTATGTAGCCAATTATGAGAAAGCGTCCAAATGCATCAATCCCAGGGATCTTTATCTAGATCGTCCCGCAAGGACACTAACATGCAGGAATTTGGCCGGCTCCACAGGTGATATGCATCGCATCAGATTAAGCGATGGAAGACGTAGAAGAATTACCGTTCGGGAGGCAGCGAGGCTTCAGAGTTTCCCGGATTGGTTTGAGTTTGAGGGCACAGAAACTCAACAATATAATCAGATAGGAAATGCCGTGGCACCACATTTTGCCTATCATCTGGCAAGAACTGTAAAAAATCACCTAATCGGTAAGGAAAGCGGCAATCCTTATCCTGTAAATGAGAATGAGCAACTAGTTTTATTTGAGAATGAAGCAATATATCACGCCGGATAA